The following coding sequences lie in one Haematobia irritans isolate KBUSLIRL chromosome 3, ASM5000362v1, whole genome shotgun sequence genomic window:
- the LOC142231179 gene encoding uncharacterized protein LOC142231179 — translation MTLDKFIRAADHLVEFEASLNENKLPTTSLCLLETHRDEIKGIWNRLKQIYEKCLVELANGEDDGKETEATRKRETESVKEKYKSSYSTYCRCVSKISELMANLGSSYSASSPNSNSSFNLPPIELNVFHGDFKSWPTFRDMFTAVCIKNSKLSPVEKLFHLTQKTKGEAHEIVSKSPLTDDGFGTAWSNLCARYENKRVLVNEQLKTLFNLSAICSESASSIKGLQRDINACISILRVHKIDIESWNPIFVFLCSNCLPDSTLTLWEQTLNDKTCIPKWSELDEFLTNRYRTLESVSEIRGSKEQKPSNSRTKGNNNSKQISGKISTFQANISQHTCKLCSNEVHVIRKCPKFLKMNYQQRWTEIKSKGLCANCFASSHTAQRCKSKYSCFKCGKRHNSLLHNDSNNHSQSTSYSNNSQRPRNDPISNPLIPPSSPSNIQSTDSSNGVIQTCFASNSNGVLLGTAMVRILHSGVMYRARALLDSGSEGTLISERLSNMLRLPSRHTSATISGLNNSVSAAVQKECCFVLGSEFDLNFELFVSALVVPHLSNNLPSRTIDIQRLSDLPPLQLADPKFYESSKIDILLGADVFPSIMLSKNELGICGSLMAQETVFGWILTGPIFTRNNSSCSARVSFFCEISLDKQISRFWEVENIPKKRFLSHEDKICEDLYRKTTRRNEEGRYVVSLPFKESFPEKLCLGSSRSGAMAQFLRNESRLIRNPDLKQEYDKSLIEYVTLNHMSLIDSPSPIQMCYYLPHHAVIKPERTTTKVRVVFNASAPSSNGISLNDVLYTGPVLQNDLTVLILKWRFYKFVLNGDIQKMYRQILVNASHTPFQRILFRENPNNPVQEFELKTVTFGLNCAPYLAIRTIIQLANDVQEKYPLASKILRNSIYVDDALLGAHSIEMAIKSRDELIQALNSAGFHMRKWISNSKKILKGLPTEHLLCADFLEFEDRSSAKTLGVRWNALSDQFYFSTIKFPDTCSYTKREVLSQISKLFDPAGWLSPIIIIAKIIMQRIWLDRTEWDAIISPESLRLWKAFQANYNAIDDIRIPRWIAYSPDCKIEFHCFSDASEKAYSAVIYIRVICPSGISTNLISAKTKVAPLKTLSIPRLELCGSTLLAEMIDNLLPQFEIENYSLFCWTDSTIVLSWLAKPPCCWNTFVANRVSKIIQVVDISKWFHVDSEFNPADLASRGVQAQDLQNNRLWWNPDWLSEPSKNWPRTVEKKNFETELEKKPVKVLFTYFQNFEDILDRFSSFSRALRAFYPDEYMTLNSKKSIKKSSPLLSLNPFIDQEGIMRICGRLESSSDLSFNERHPIILPYGCQYSRLLVHFIHQISLHGGNQLVLRLAIHLEATTDLSTSAFLAAFSRFVSRRGCPLHLHSDNGTTFVGASKTLSKEFIQTSRETLTSNYLHQNLTWHFIPPGAPHMGGLWEAGVKSFKQHFRKTVGVQKFTFEEFQTLLSKIEACLNSRPISPSSENPTDLTALTPGHFLIGSPILMPLEPELVHSSTSIQNRWQRIKAQHQFFCSRWKNEYLKELQKRHKWKRSEEDLRENMLVVVKEENLPPNSWRLGRITKVHHGNDNRVRVAEVHTQKGTITRPITKLVVLYDESS, via the exons ATGACATTGGACAAATTTATTAGGGCTGCCGATCATTTGGTCGAATTTGAAGcttctttaaatgaaaataaattgccTACCACATCTCTTTGTCTCCTCGAGACCCATCGCGATGAAATTAAGGGTATCTGGAATAGGTTAAAGCAGATTTATGAGAAATGTCTCGTGGAACTAGCCAACGGAGAAGACGATGGCAAAGAAACCGAGGCAACTCGAAAAAGGGAGACAGAATCGGTTAAGGAGAAATATAAGAGTTCCTATTCTACTTATTGTCGATGTGTGTCTAAGATAAGTGAATTAATGGCAAATCTTGGCTCATCTTATTCTGCTTCAAGTCCTAATTCTAACTCCAGTTTCAATTTGCCTCCAATCGAACTAAATGTTTTTCATGGTGACTTTAAATCTTGGCCAACTTTCCGGGACATGTTCACCGCGGTCTGTATAAAGAATTCTAAGTTGAGTCCCGTAGAGAAATTGTTCCACCTGACCCAAAAGACCAAGGGTGAGGCTCATGAAATCGTGTCGAAAAGTCCGCTCACTGACGATGGTTTCGGAACAGCTTGGTCCAACTTATGTGCCCGTTATGAGAATAAACGGGTTCTTGTAAACGAACAATTGAAGACCTTATTCAATCTTTCGGCAATTTGCTCTGAATCGGCCAGTTCTATAAAAGGGCTTCAACGCGACATTAATGCCTGTATTTCGATCTTAAGGGTCCACAAAATCGATATCGAGAGTTGGAATCCAATTTTTGTCTTCCTTTGCTCCAACTGTCTTCCAGATTCTACCTTGACCTTATGGGAACAGACGTTGAATGATAAAACTTGCATTCCTAAATGGTCGGAATTAGACGAATTTTTAACGAACAGGTACCGTACCCTGGAGTCCGTCTCCGAAATCAGAGGTTCTAAGGAGCAAAAGCCTTCTAATTCCCGAACGAAAGGGAATAATAATTCCAAACAAATCTCTGGGAAAATTAGCACATTTCAGGCTAATATCAGCCAACACACCTGCAAACTTTGTTCAAATGAAGTCCATGTAATACGGAAATgtccgaaatttctcaaaatgaatTACCAACAGAGATGGACCGAAATTAAAAGTAAAGGTTTATGTGCGAATTGCTTTGCTAGTTCGCATACAGCGCAGAGATGTAAAAGTAAATATTCTTGCTTTAAATGTGGTAAACGTCACAACTCACTACTACATAATGACTCGAATAATCACTCTCAAAGCACATCTTATTCCAATAATTCTCAACGGCCGAGAAATGATCCCATTTCAAATCCTTTAATACCACCATCGTCCCCTTCTAATATACAGTCCACTGATTCTTCAAATGGAGTAATACAAACATGTTTTGCCTCCAATTCGAACGGGGTATTACTGGGTACAGCTATGGTACGAATTCTCCATTCTGGGGTGATGTATCGGGCTAGGGCTTTATTGGATTCTGGATCTGAAGGAACACTTATTTCTGAAAGACTTTCTAATATGTTACGACTTCCGTCCAGACATACCTCTGCCACGATTTCGGGACTAAATAATTCGGTATCTGCCGCTGTTCAAAAAGAATGTTGTTTTGTGTTGGGTTCGGAGTTCgatttgaattttgaattatttGTGTCGGCCTTAGTCGTCCCACATTTATCAAATAATTTACCTTCAAGAACAATAGATATCCAACGATTATCGGATTTACCCCCTCTTCAATTAGCCGACCCGAAGTTCTATGAAAGTTCAAAAATTGACATTCTTTTAGGGGCAGATGTTTTCCCATCGATTATGTTGTCAAAGAATGAACTGGGTATCTGTGGTTCTTTAATGGCTCAGGAGACCGTCTTCGGGTGGATTCTTACAGGACCTATTTTTACTAGGAACAATTCTTCATGTTCTGCTCGTGTCTCCTTCTTCTGTGAAATCTCCTTAGATAAGCAGATTTCACGTTTCTGGGAGGTGGAGAATATTCCAAAGAAACGTTTTCTCTCCCATGAAGACAAAATTTGTGAAGATCTATATCGAAAGACCACCAGAAGAAATGAGGAGGGTCGGTATGTGGTTTCTTTGCCATTTAAAGAATCTTTTCCTGAAAAATTGTGTCTTGGATCATCCCGCTCGGGTGCAATGGCACAATTTCTGCGAAATGAATCGAGGTTGATTCGGAATCCAGATTTGAAGCAGGAATATGATAAGTCACTTATTGAATATGTCACCCTCAATCATATGTCATTGATAGATTCTCCTAGTCCAATCCAAATGTGCTACTACTTACCACATCACGCGGTAATAAAGCCGGAAAGAACTACTACTAAGGTTAGAGTAGTTTTTAATGCATCCGCTCCCTCTTCCAATGGTATTAGTTTGAACGATGTCCTTTATACGGGACCTGTATTACAGAATGATTTGACTGTACTAATATtgaaatggcgattttacaaatttgtccTGAATGGTGATATCCAAAAAATGTATAGACAAATTCTTGTCAATGCCAGCCATACACCATTTCAAcgtattttatttcgtgaaaatcCGAATAATCCTGTCCaagaatttgaattgaaaactgTAACGTTTGGATTAAATTGTGCGCCATATTTGGCCATACGTACAATTATCCAATTGGCAAATGACGTACAGGAAAAATATCCTTTGGCTAGTAAGATATTAAGGAATTCAATTTATGTTGATGACGCTTTACTAGGGGCTCACTCTATTGAGATGGCGATAAAGTCGAGGGATGAATTAATTCAAGCTCTGAATTCCGCCGGGTTTCACATGAGAAAATGGATTTCtaattcaaagaaaattcttAAAGGACTTCCAACTGAACATCTTTTGTGTGCTGATTTTTTGGAATTCGAAGATCGTAGTTCAGCAAAAACCCTAGGAGTTCGTTGGAATGCCCTTTCAGACCAGTTTTATTTTTCCACCATCAAATTTCCAGATACTTGTTCATACACTAAGCGCGAAGTTTTGTCgcaaatatcaaaattgtttgaTCCAGCAGGATGGTTGTCACCCATTATCATAATTGCTAAGATTATCATGCAGAGAATTTGGTTGGACCGAACGGAATGGGATGCAATAATTTCTCCAGAATCACTTCGACTATGGAAAGCTTTTCAAGCTAATTATAACGCAATAGATGACATCAGAATTCCAAGATGGATCGCATATTCCCCTGATTGTAAAATCGAGTTTCACTGTTTTTCAGATGCATCGGAAAAAGCATATTCTGCAGTCATATACATTCGTGTTATTTGTCCAAGTGGTATATCCACTAACTTAATTAGTGCTAAAACAAAAGTAGCCCCACTGAAAACATTATCCATTCCACGATTAGAGCTTTGTGGGTCCACGTTATTAGCTGAAATGATCGACAATTTGCTCCcacaatttgaaattgaaaactatTCCTTGTTTTGCTGGACTGACTCAACTATCGTGCTCTCCTGGTTAGCGAAACCACCTTGTTGTTGGAATACATTTGTAGCCAATAGAGTCTCAAAAATTATACAAGTGGTGGACATATCCAAATGGTTTCACGTGGATTCGGAATTCAATCCTGCAGACTTAGCCAGTCGAGGAGTTCAAGCTCAGGACCTACAAAACAACCGCTTGTGGTGGAATCCAGATTGGCTATCAGAACCATCAAAGAATTGGCCAAGAACCGTTGAGAAAAAGAATTTCGAAACTGAGCTCGAAAAAAAGCCCGTCAAAGTTCTTTTTACTTATTTCCAAAACTTTGAGGACATTCTTGACCGATTTTCTTCATTTTCCAGAGCCCTTAGA GCATTTTATCCAGACGAGTATATGAcactcaattctaaaaaatctattaaaaaatcTAGTCCACTTTTATCCTTAAATCCATTTATTGACCAGGAGGGAATAATGCGAATATGTGGCCGACTAGAATCATCATCTGATTTATCTTTCAACGAAAGACATCCAATTATCCTTCCATACGGATGCCAATACTCTCGTCTTTTAGTCCATTTTATTCATCAGATCAGTCTTCACGGGGGGAATCAACTGGTGCTGCGATTG GCAATACACTTAGAAGCAACCACCGATTTGTCTACCTCCGCTTTCCTAGCAGCCTTCAGCCGATTTGTATCCCGACGTGGCTGCCCTCTGCATCTTCACTCAGATAATGGAACTACATTTGTTGGAGCTTCCAAAACATTATCCAAAGAATTTATCCAAACTTCTCGTGAAACTCTGACTTCAAATTACTTGCACCAAAATTTGACATGGCATTTTATACCACCAGGAGCACCTCATATGGGTGGACTATGGGAAGCCGGTGTCAAAAGCTTTAAACAGCATTTCAGGAAAACGGTTGGTGTCCAAAAATTTACATTCGAAGAATTCCAGACATTGTTATCCAAAATTGAAGCATGTCTTAACTCCCGACCTATTTCCCCATCTTCCGAGAATCCCACCGATTTAACAGCGTTGACACCgggacattttttaattggctcgcCTATACTTATGCCACTGGAACCAGAACTTGTCCATTCCTCTACTTCTATCCAAAATCGCTGGCAACGCATAAAAGCTCAACATCAGTTTTTCTGTTCCCGATGGAAAAATGAATACCTTAAAGAATTACAAAAGCGCCATAAATGGAAAAGGTCTGAAGAGGACTTGAGGGAAAACATGCTAGTGGTGGTTAAAGAAGAAAACTTACCCCCGAATTCTTGGCGTCTTGGTCGCATTACAAAGGTTCATCATGGCAATGACAATCGAGTTCGAGTAGCGGAAGTACACACCCAGAAAGGCACTATAACTAGGCCAATTACAAAATTAGTTGTATTGTACGATGAATCCTCTTAA